The Rattus rattus isolate New Zealand chromosome 13, Rrattus_CSIRO_v1, whole genome shotgun sequence nucleotide sequence GGGGCCTTCATAGCTGAAGGACTTTCTGTGACCATTTCCCATTTGCAGTGTAGACTGATAACTAGAAGACAGTGTGTGCTTTACCTCAGCAGCCTTCCCCTCACAGCTCAATGGCACCTAACTACCTTCATCAGTTCGTCTGGTGGACAGTCCACTGTTTATCAAATAACATTCTGTACACGAACATAGAACTTCACgttttaagaaagatttatttgagCAGATTGAGCCACTGTGTCTGGATGGCTTTATTGTAGAGTCCTGTCATGTTGTAGACATGTTCACAAAGTCAGAAGTAACTCATCACAGCGTCTGGTCGCTGTCTGTATCAGTTGCTAGAAGATTCAGCTTTATTTATGTGCTGGGTATAATGtatttgcctgtaatcccaagaCTCACTTGAGGCAAGAGGATCGTGAGTTCGAAGCCACCCTGGGCTATATAGCTTACTCTGATCTGAGACCCCGTCTCAGAACCCTTACCCAAAAAAttatccaggaggcagaggcaggtgggtctctatgcgtgtaaggccagccagggccacacagcgagacccctgtctcagaaaacaaaataaaaaatagaataaaattagtGCCGGGGATTGTGTGTGAACACGAGGACAAGTCCCATGTCTGTACAACTTATATTCTTTGGCATACTCTTAGCCTTGTATGTTGTCGGTTACCAGTCACCTGACTTCGACAGGACAGTCCAGGACCACAGTCACAGCGCTGAAAGATTTCCGGGGCTTGGGCAGTGTCTTTGTGCCCCTTCCTGGAACACACTTGTCCCTCTAGTAGAACTGGCTTGCAAATTTTGGTCCAAAAATGGCGAGCACAGCAAAGTCCAGGGCCGCAGTCGGAGGTTCTGAGACAGCTTTCTCCCTCCTGTCCTGTAACAAGTTAGGCGCAGGCTCTAGAGGTGGCAGATGggttaaggggtgtgtgtgtgtgtgtgtgtgtgtgtgtgtgtgtgtgtgtgtgtgtgtgtgtgtgtgtgtgtgtgtgtgtgtgcgtgcgtgtgtgtgtgtgtgttatactaaTGGGTTGAGATTGGGATCTAGGAGTGAAGGCCTATATAGCCTATATATAAACTAGCAAAGCCAACAGGACACAGGTCTCACAGAATAAGGGAAATTAGAGCCCTACTGAACAAAGACATCAAGGAATGATTATCTGCCCTAAGAAATAGGTAGCACTCCACAAAGTTTGCTAATACAGTTTTCCATGAGCATCGATTCCTTTACTTATAAAGGGGCCAGCTAGTCCAATATGTGAGTAAGAGCGGCTGTTGTACCTCTCCACTTTCAAATAGTCTGTTATTCAAAGACTTTAACTCGAGACTCctattttgtttaaaagaatttttgtAAATCCCCAAgtgtggtggcagacacctttaatcccagcagaagccGTCGGGTCTCTAAGTTCCTgaacagtctggtctacacagtgagttctaggacagcagagCTACACAGACCCTTTTGTACTTTGTACAAGTCTGGAGTGAATGCATCTTCTTTAATCTGCTCTGTATGCTGAGGCTATAGGAAAGGTACGTGGCACTTGGTACACCCCAGCTTAGGGAAAGCCATCGGTTGGAAGGTTTCCTTCCTAAGCTGTCATCACTAGGGTCTTGCCCTGGCCTGGCCAATAGAGTCCCTTGAATTGCTCCAAGAGCTCACAGACATGAGGTAAAGGAGTTTAGCTTCAGCctgtggggctgggagggagaaaatggtttttaaaataaaatatgctctCCTTATGATGTTCTTACCCTTATTGCTTTGTGATTTCTTCGTACTGGGCTTCCCCTGAGGTCTGTTTTCCTCCGCTGGCCATTTGGTGGTTCCCTCTGCGTAGGTGCCATCTTGGCCGTCGGTGTTTCTGTCCATCACTGGCCTCGTGTTTTCCACTGCAGTGCAAACATCTGAGGGACAAGTACAGGTGTGCTGTTATTGTAGTGCCCAGGGACTTGGCAGCTCTTCTGCGTCCTGTTTTACTATATGATGTGTCCAGAGACATACACTGAGTGTCTGTACATCCCTTGAAATCATTCTATCCATGTCAGAGGTGTTGCCAGGTAGTAAATGATTTTgcttcaccaaaaaaaaaaaaaaataataaagacagctATCCAAATTTACTTCATCCAGATGCAAGAACACACTAGCCCGTCTCCCATGGTCGGTCCTAGTCTACGTGACTCCAATGATGCTGTCAGACTGCAGCCCCATATGGGAGCCCAAGCGCTCACCATTCACGCAGACCGTTCCTGGGCAGCACATGGCGCTCCTCTGGCATCTCCTGCGAACTCTGCGGCACGTGGCACAGAAGGACCTTTCATCATGGAGTGCGAAGCAGAATTTTCCTACGTTGCAATCCTTGTCTGACGCACACTGTGAGCCCTGTGAAGGGAAACTTGTCACAGGCTGGGAAATTCAGTGAGACCTAAGAGGTAGACTCCAATAGCAGTGGATGCTGTGGCCAACCTGGGCACCATCTTGATTTTTCAACATAAGTGATTTTCTCCCAAAACAGAATCCACCCGTGAGAAgaccttggctgttctggaacttgtgtTTGAAAATTTGTCTGTAATCAATTATGAACCAtgcccccaaccccaattttacTTCAGAACTCAAAATTTAATATTCCTACACTCTTTGTGAACAAAGTTCTTCATGTGTGTCTTACAGATAAATTGTAAGTCCCCAACTGTCCTTTATTCTGTACACAGTACATGCATTCAGAGAATAGTGTGATGTTTAGTATGCATAGAGGATAATGACCCCTAAAACAACTCTGAAGTAGACGGCTACACTGATGGGTCACGTCCTAACTCTATACACCTGCTCTGTAGTCATGGTGAAATTCCTGTCTTCACTGCTGGGTAGAAATCCATGCCTATCTCAACTTGTGAGGAAGACAGCGAGCgtaagggcccagcccatggagCCACCTTCATTCTGTACCGATTTGTATATAAGTTTAGAGCCCTGACCAGAAAGCCATTTTATCCCCTTTTGTCTTGCATGcctttttgaaagattttatCTGCAATCAGTTGGCTTCTAACTGACTGACAGCTCCTTAATTCTGCACTCCCTGCCTCCTGGGGCATGGTATTACAGGATGTGCTCTGTTAATGGTAAATGATCAGGGAGCTGGGTTTTATGTGCAAGTGCGTCCTATATAAACTCACTTAAAGGTGAGGGTGTCCTGCCTGACGAAGTGCCCTTTGTGGCTGGTCTCACTGTTCCTTTGATCTAGCTACACTTACCttcccagagccttgcacatctGAGGAGCTCTTGATGTTGTTAAAATCCagaaccagggctcccaggggtGAACAGAACCAGCTGAGTCCAAGCAAGGCCACCAGGACCATCCTTCAGTCACTCTGGTCTCTCGGGAGTTCCAGAACCGCTTGAGTCTTCTAAGGCTGGGCTGCTGAGTGGTCCTAGGCACGATCTGCAAGTTGCCCACAGAGGCCTTTTCTGAAAGAGAATCTGCCCAAGGAAGGTGTGTTAAATGAGACAGGCCAGGTCTGACCAGCATGCTTTTCCAACACTATTTATAACCAGAGGTggcccctcttctcccttccaaccCACCGTTTCCTTCCTCTTTGCCCCACACAGGCTACAACAGATCCCTGCAAATCTTTGATCAATAGTTCAAAACAAGGACTCAGTGGAAGGAGACCAGAGGCAGGGCCACAGCGGCTGTTCCTCCAGGCAGGAATCCCTCTTAATTACTGCATATCAAAGTCAGTTCAAAGGGCTCCCAGCAAAGAAGGATGTTGGTATCAAAGGCAGCTCTGATAATCACCTGCATTTCCGACCCTCAGTCCTTTGGGAGGAGGGGCAGATGAAGCTGTGTCTTCACAGCTAATTGTACTCAAAGAAAGAAGAGCTCGCATTAGCCAGTATGCTGTGGATGTTAAAAATACCTAACAAGTCACTGAATCCACCCTGAAGTTTAAAGTGGAGAAGGCTTACTTCTGTTTAGCCCTGACATCTGGACTCTAAAGTTAAGGTTAGAGTTAGgatcagggtcagggtcagggatAGGGTTatgagggtcagggtcagggttagggGTGTTAGGGTCAGGGTTAGGAGTGTTAGGGTCAGGGTTAGGGGtgttagggtcagggtcagggttagggtcagggttagggttagggttagggttagggttagggttagggttagggttagggttagggttagggtgagggttagggttagggtcagggtgagggttagggttagggtcagggtTAGGGGGGTTAGGGTCTgggttagggtcagggtcagggttaggAGTGTTAGGGTCAGGGTCAGTGTTGGGGGGCTAGGGTccaggttagggttagggtcagaGTCCTGACAGCTTCCAAACTGTGACATACCATCACCTGCTCTGTTCAGATAAATGCCACTTGGGAAACCATTCTTCTTACAGTGAAAATCGAACTCTTTGAAGTCAGTTATTTTATTAGGAAAATAGTGGGGAGCATAGacatctggttttattttcaagtgtcttaataatttttaaaccgAGACATAAGAGCATAATTTGACCCCTGCAGTTCCGGCGCTGGgcaagaggaagcagaggggtcaggagttctaggtcagtcttggctacatagcaaggtgCACCCTGTCACAACAAAATTATCTTTTAAGATTTTAACCATGCAcatggggagtgtgtgtgtgtgtgtgtgtgtgtgtgtgtgagagagagagagagagagagagagagagagagagagagagagagagagagactcatgtgactgcagtgcccaaagaggccagaagatggtatcAGAGCCCCCGGAGGTGGAGTTAGAGGTGTTgactgcctgacatgggtgtttTCATTACTTCAGCCGTCTCTCTAGGCTCTAAGTTGaatttggggtttggtttggttgggttgggttgggttgggttgggtttggtttggttttggtcttggttttgaagacagggtttctctgggtagccctggctgtcatggaactcaccctgtagaccaggctggcctggaactcagagatctgcctgcctctgcctcccaagtgctgggattaaacacctgtgccaccactgcccagcttcctacgttgatttttttgttgttgttttgctttgttttttcaagacagggtttctctgtgtaacagccctgactatcctagactcactttgtagaccaaacgGGCCTCAAACTCATGTCAATCTGCCTGCCCgagttgaaatttttaaatgttgctttcatcctttttcatatatatatataatatatataatatatatatgtatgtgtgtatatatatgtatatgtatgtatgtacgtatgtacatatgtatgtatataatgttttaaatggtGTTCTGAGTCACCCAGGCTGTTCTGCCTGGCTCAagcatcttccttcctctgcctctgaataTCACCCACCAACAACACTTTAACCAAACCAGGTACAGAAGGGAAAAGGCCTTTTAGTCCTCACTGCCTTCATTCTTTTTAGTCTGGCCTCAGCCTAGGCCTGTTACAAATCTAACAAGGCAGGGGGCTGCGAAGTtaccattaagagcacttgcagtgCAGTTCAACTCCCATCACCCCCACGGAAGGTCACCACAGTCTGTGATGCCACTACCAGGGGAtcggatgctctcttctgacctcgtcaggccccaggcacacatgtggtgcacatacacagatgcaggcaagacacccatacacatacatctttaaaagttGAACACATTTAACAAGAACACTTCTCTGTTGAGTGGCTTTGCTGAGTTTTTCTGCAGGAGCCCAACACAGCCAGGGACCCATGTGACACACTTCGACGCGGAGGACATTCTCAGTTGGGAGTTCCCAGGCAGGGCTCTGCTCTCAACTgcaccacagctctctgtagagCCCCTTGCAGGCAGTGATGCCCCGGGCACCCCGACTTCCTCCTTCCTAGTTTATGCTAGCATCCCGTGCACTGCTAACACCAAAACCCCAAGTAAT carries:
- the Dkk4 gene encoding dickkopf-related protein 4, encoding MVLVALLGLSWFCSPLGALVLDFNNIKSSSDVQGSGKGSQCASDKDCNVGKFCFALHDERSFCATCRRVRRRCQRSAMCCPGTVCVNDVCTAVENTRPVMDRNTDGQDGTYAEGTTKWPAEENRPQGKPSTKKSQSNKGQEGESCLRTSDCGPGLCCARHFWTKICKPVLLEGQVCSRKGHKDTAQAPEIFQRCDCGPGLSCRSQVTGNRQHTRLRVCQRI